ATTCATGAACATGATCTTGGAGTAGCCTTGAACACTAAAAGCGCATTGCGTTTGCATATTAGAACAGAATGACTTAGCTTGATCATGCACTATATACCAGCCTCCACTCCAAGCTAGGAATCAAATTCCATGAGGGCATGCAATCAATCCCACCCACTTCAACCCCTCAATCGTTCACAATAATGCAAAAGGAGGGCATGGATTCACTCTGGTAAAGTTTATTAGCTTCATAATTTAGAGCATCGAGTTGTCTGCGTAGGTTCGCTCCCAACGAGGGCATGCATGCACTCGATCGGCCCCATCTTAATTCCATCAACAGATAGAAAACGAATAATATGATCCACAAGACGCGTTAGGGACGACGTCGGGGCCGTGTGGAATCGATATGAAGTAGGTGACCCTGTGATCGGACATGACGCAACACGCATGGAACGCATTACATCTACGAGATCAGCAGACACTGTGAATACTCTGCTCATCAATTATATATAGCTTTGACAAAGAACGACGAGCCACCTCGTTGTTCTCGTTTCAAACTACGTACACCTCCCAAAGGCAAATTGATGGGGGAAATGGCCTTTGTTTTGTCGAAATTTCTTTCTTTTAAATGAATATTCTTAGGTGTCATGGATATCAAGTGCTTATGTAACCTCGAGTCTCAAGGAAATCAATCGCTATGGACATCATCATTATCTTTGCCTTTGGTTTGGAGGGGTCACCATCCGAGCTTTTCATGAACAACGAGATGATGTCTCTGGTTCTTCCATCTGCACTCTACGCAACTCGAGAAAAGCTAATGGTATCTGCATCTCAACGAGATGAGAGGTTAGACTTCGCACTTTGGTGTTTTTGACATCACGAGGTCACAAAATAGAAAGGGAACTATGTGATTGCGTTTAAATCATCCTAACCAGAGGTGAAGTGAAGTGATGCATAGACTTAGGAGTGCAACAaatcaaaatcatatatatatatatatatatatatatatagtacagtACACACAAATAATCCAGCTTGCTAGCGAAGTTATTGGTAGTGGTAGGCCCCACTTGCCCTAAAAATTACAGTCGAAACATATACATCATGGCATGGGACCTACTTGTCGAGCTTTGACGATGCTCACGGAAGCATTTCCCAAGAACATATCCCATCAGCTCACCATTATATACTTGCTCGATCTTCTTCTCAGCATCTGTACTGCGACCAACAGCAGACCGTAAATGGAGAGAACATATATGTGTGCCAAAAAAATAATGGGccataagaagagaagagaaaggttAAGATGGTCAAAGAAAGCCAAGGCTTCTTCCATGACATTGACCGGGAAACATATTATTGCTAAGGTGATCGAACCCTCCAATTGATCGAAAAGAAAATGATGTTTAAGTTAAGTTCAGCGTATACATCGGAATATTGTTTTCCATATATGTCTAAGAATATTCATTTAAAAGAGAACTCCCTATCTACTAGCCTTTAGAAAGTGGGAGCTTGAAAAGAGGAGCAGCTCCTGTTGAGGATGAGGAATGAGAGGTGGGTCGACGTTCCCTTCCAAAGCTATAATTAGTGAGCCTAATATTCACATTGTCTGCTGATATATACTGCACAATATTACCTGCGTTGCACATATGTTCCTTCCTATCCAATCCTAACCAGCACCAAGCCACACTACTTCACGTTGATTCCACATGGCTTCACGCTCCCGATGCCATGCATGCATGTCAGCAGCATCAGCCCCTCAATATCGGATTATGATGCAGTGGTCGATTTTGTTGAACATTTAATCTTCTATATATCGGTAGATTTGTGAACAATAAGACTCTCAAATGAGAGCAAATCCTGCAGAGTCGAATACAATTATGTTCAGATGGGTTCCAAGTAAAATGCATGCGACAACGGCTAAGTGATTGTAATGGTATTGTTGACTCAGGAATTGTTTCTGAGCTCTATCGATCGGAACGGAGGCTGTCATAATGTTGATTCAACTCTCATAAGTAATTGCATGTTTTGATTGAAGTTCGTGTTAGTACTGACATCATGAAAATAATGAAGATCCAGATGGGATAATAATTGAGATTTCACGTTCTTTTACGAAGATATGTAGGGTGAGAATCATTTAaagttaagagagagagagagagagagagagagagagagagagagagaagagaggtaTCTCTCACGCAGATTTATTTGCGATATCCTTAAGGACGATTCTATTCCTATCTTTCCAGTTTAATTTCTGTGACTCAATGGTTTGGTGAGTATACATGCATGGACCAAACAAAGAAGGACATCAGTTGATACACACGAGAACCCCTCACCGGCCGCGGCTCGCCTCGTCTCCCAttctttattctcttttcttCATCTTTCATCGATCGGGTAACCTAATACtagcttcttcctcctccaccattACTCAGCTGTTGCTATCTTATTTATGTGACGGAACTCTCTAGAGGAGTTCGATGCATATTTCCCatgaacttatatatatataacccattTGATTGGATAGAGCTTTTTTCGCTCACACAAACGTCCTTTTTCTTGCTGTCTTCCTATCATGCATGCAAGCTTCTTGTCCTGTTTGTGTTTCATCGCGCGCTTGCTTCTTAATCTCTCGGAAATATTATGATGAAATGGTAGGGGAGTTGAGAAGATGAGCAGGTGGCCAGGAGACTGGAACTGCTGGTCATGCCACCACTACAACTTCAGCTGGCGAGACTCGTGCCAGAAATGTGGCAACCTGAGGTCGTCCAGTGGCGACCCCTCCTACGCCGCCCTCGGAGGTGTCCGTGGAGGGTCCTCATTCGTCTTCAGCGTCTCGGATCACGTCCGGCCTGGAGACTGGTACTGCTCCTGCGGCGCTCATAACTTCGCCAGCCGATCCAGCTGCCACTCTTGTGGTACCCCCAAAGACATTGACCACAAGGAAACGCCTGGCTCACGAGGTGTCGCCTACGGTGGCGGCGGCTGGAAGTCCGGGGACTGGTTATGCACCAGGTATCATCCTGTCTACCAGTGAAGAGACTCGCTGTTCTCCTTATATATGCACTACGCATTATATAAGATCATACACTCTCTTAAAATTTGTGCTCGTCTCTTCGGCAGGTCGGGCTGCAATCAGCACAACTTCGCTAGCAGAAGGGAATGTTATCGATGCAAGACACCCAAGGGATGCGGTAAATGACCCCTCTCGATTACACTACTCCATCTTCTCATGTTAATCCAATATTTAATTACTAAATGGGTAAACGATTACTTAATTGTCTTCCAGGCATTTAAAGCCTATGGAAAAAGGCCGGAGAGAGGGGAGACATGACCGAATGAACAGATTGGGATTAATGCTTCCGACCACCTACAATAATTTTAGAGGATTAACGATGTTTCATGTACGAGTTCTGTGTTGCTGCACTTCTTCTCTATGGATGTGTGTGCGCGTTGTATGCCTataatgttttcttcttcttcttt
The window above is part of the Musa acuminata AAA Group cultivar baxijiao chromosome BXJ2-6, Cavendish_Baxijiao_AAA, whole genome shotgun sequence genome. Proteins encoded here:
- the LOC103988235 gene encoding uncharacterized protein LOC103988235, with the translated sequence MSRWPGDWNCWSCHHYNFSWRDSCQKCGNLRSSSGDPSYAALGGVRGGSSFVFSVSDHVRPGDWYCSCGAHNFASRSSCHSCGTPKDIDHKETPGSRGVAYGGGGWKSGDWLCTRSGCNQHNFASRRECYRCKTPKGCGK